In a genomic window of Chaetodon trifascialis isolate fChaTrf1 chromosome 8, fChaTrf1.hap1, whole genome shotgun sequence:
- the hm13 gene encoding minor histocompatibility antigen H13 isoform X2 translates to MSEAEQVPASAPEAAAAAVLDALNATDSNGTEALNATAKFVATPEGTALAYGSLVFMALLPIFFGALRSVTCSKSKNASDMPETITGRDAARFPIIASCTLFGLYLFFKVFSQEYINLLLSVYFFGLGVLALSHTMSPLMSRVFPESFPNKQYQLLFTQGSGESKEEIVNYEFDTKNLVCLLISSVVGVWYLLKKHWIANNLFGLAFALNGVELLHLNNVSTGCILLGGLFVYDVFWVFGTNVMVTVAKSFEAPIKLVFPQDLLEKGLEASNFAMLGLGDVVIPGIFIALLLRFDVSLKKNSRTYFYSSFLAYIFGLGLTIFVMHTFKHAQPALLYLVPACIGFPVIVALFKGELTEMFSYESSEELLPGSPRLTSFPTVSGSPASLASSMDAMATGSSPRRRRLPPTPHM, encoded by the exons ATGTCCGAGGCAGAACAAGTCCCGGCCTCGGCCCCGgaggccgccgccgccgctgtcCTGGACGCCCTGAACGCCACGGACTCCAACGGGACCGAAGCGCTCAACGCTACGGCTAAATTCGTGGCCACTCCGGAGGGCACGGCGCTGGCATACGGCAGCCTGGTGTTCATGGCGCTGCTGCCCATCTTCTTCGGAGCCCTCCGGTCCGTCACCTGCTCCAAATCCAAG aATGCATCAGACATGCCGGAAACGATCACCGGGCGAGACGCAGCGAGGTTTCCCATCATCGCCAGCTGTACTCTGTTTGGGCTCTACCTCTTCTTCAAG GTGTTTTCTCAAGAGTACATCAACCTGCTGCTGTCCGTCTACTTCTTCGGCCTGGGCGTCCTGGCTCTGTCTCACACGATGAG tccTCTGATGTCCAGAGTCTTTCCAGAGTCTTTCCCAAACAAACAGTACCAGCTGCTCTTCACTCAGGGCTCCGGAGAGTCCAAAGAAG AAATAGTCAACTACGAGTTTGACACCAAGAACCTGGTGTGTCTGCTCATCAGCAGCGTGGTGGGAGTGTGGTACCTGCTCAAAAAG cacTGGATAGCCAATAATCTGTTTGGCCTGGCGTTTGCCCTCAATGGCGTGGAGCTGCTCCACCTGAACAACGTCAGTACCGGCTGCATCCTGCTGGGAGGGCTGTTTGTCTACGATGTCTTCTGG gtgTTTGGAACCAACGTCATGGTGACAGTTGCCAAGTCCTTCGAAGCACCAATCAAAT TGGTCTTCCCTCAGGACTTGTTGGAGAAAGGACTTGAAGCCAGTAACTTTGCCATGCTGGGTCTGGGTGACGTCGTCATCCCGGGTATCTTCATCGCCCTGCTGCTGCGCTTCGACGTCAG CCTGAAGAAGAACAGCAGGACGTATTTCTACTCCAGTTTCTTGGCCTACATCTTCGGACTGGGCCTCACCATCTTCGTCATGCACACCTTCAAACATGCACAG CCCGCTCTGCTCTACCTGGTGCCAGCCTGCATCGGCTTCCCCGTCATCGTGGCGCTGTTCAAAGGAGAGCTCACGGAGATGTTCAG CTATGAGTCGTCAGAGGAGCTTCTCCCTGGCTCTCCCAGGCTCACTTCCTTCCCAACCGTCAGTGGCTCGCCTGCCAGCCTGGCTAGCTCCATGGATGCAATGGCGACAGGCTCCTCCCCCCGCCGCCGCCGGCTACCGCCCACGCCCCACATGTAG
- the mrgbp gene encoding MRG/MORF4L-binding protein: MGEADVTLNQTDEKPPDSALVPGEDSVVWSHEVEVCLFHAMIGHKPVGVNRHFHMICIRDKFSQNIGRQVSSSVIWDHLGTMYDMQALHESEILPFPNTEKSFSLPDDIIQEVKEGKLGSEEETKEEFRVEREPPATHEEGSNSSVKMSERTSSGRDKERERDKEKGGSEGGPAAAAAGGGGGGGGGGGGGGGGGKEAEKRKRSRAAEKLMSSSNPASPGGAKRRRT; the protein is encoded by the exons ATGGGGGAAGCAGATGTGACGCTGAATCAGACCGATGAGAAGCCTCCGGACTCGGCGTTGGTCCCCGGGGAGGACTCGGTGGTCTGGAGCCACGAGGTGGAGGTCTGTCTGTTTCACGCGATGATCGGACACAAACCCGTCG gagtgaACCGTCACTTCCACATGATCTGTATCAGAGATAAGTTCAGTCAGAACATCGGCCGGCAGGTGTCCTCCTCCGTCATCTGGGATCATCTGGGGACAATGTACGACATGCAGGCTCTG CACGAGTCGGAGATCTTGCCGTttccaaacacagagaagagtttctctctgcctgatgacatcatccagGAGGTCAAAGAAG ggaagCTGGGCTCGGAGGAGGAGACCAAAGAGGAGTTCAGGGTGGAGAGAGAGCCTCCAGCTACACATGAAGAAG gaAGTAACTCCTCGGTGAAGATGTCGGAGCGAACGAGCAGCGGTCGGgacaaggagagagagcgagacaaggagaagggagggagcGAAGgaggcccagcagcagcagcagcaggaggagggggagggggaggagggggaggaggaggagggggaggaggaggcaaggaggccgagaagaggaagaggagtcgagcagcagagaaactgaTGTCGTCTTCCAACCCGGCAAGTCCGGGAGGAGCCAAGAGGAGGCGCACctga
- the hm13 gene encoding minor histocompatibility antigen H13 isoform X3, with protein sequence MSEAEQVPASAPEAAAAAVLDALNATDSNGTEALNATAKFVATPEGTALAYGSLVFMALLPIFFGALRSVTCSKSKELGENDYDSGFRNASDMPETITGRDAARFPIIASCTLFGLYLFFKVFSQEYINLLLSVYFFGLGVLALSHTMSPLMSRVFPESFPNKQYQLLFTQGSGESKEEIVNYEFDTKNLVCLLISSVVGVWYLLKKHWIANNLFGLAFALNGVELLHLNNVSTGCILLGGLFVYDVFWVFGTNVMVTVAKSFEAPIKLVFPQDLLEKGLEASNFAMLGLGDVVIPGIFIALLLRFDVSLKKNSRTYFYSSFLAYIFGLGLTIFVMHTFKHAQPALLYLVPACIGFPVIVALFKGELTEMFRYEEASAEEEGAKEESESEKKDQ encoded by the exons ATGTCCGAGGCAGAACAAGTCCCGGCCTCGGCCCCGgaggccgccgccgccgctgtcCTGGACGCCCTGAACGCCACGGACTCCAACGGGACCGAAGCGCTCAACGCTACGGCTAAATTCGTGGCCACTCCGGAGGGCACGGCGCTGGCATACGGCAGCCTGGTGTTCATGGCGCTGCTGCCCATCTTCTTCGGAGCCCTCCGGTCCGTCACCTGCTCCAAATCCAAG gaGCTCGGGGAAAATGATTACGACTCTGGGTTCAGA aATGCATCAGACATGCCGGAAACGATCACCGGGCGAGACGCAGCGAGGTTTCCCATCATCGCCAGCTGTACTCTGTTTGGGCTCTACCTCTTCTTCAAG GTGTTTTCTCAAGAGTACATCAACCTGCTGCTGTCCGTCTACTTCTTCGGCCTGGGCGTCCTGGCTCTGTCTCACACGATGAG tccTCTGATGTCCAGAGTCTTTCCAGAGTCTTTCCCAAACAAACAGTACCAGCTGCTCTTCACTCAGGGCTCCGGAGAGTCCAAAGAAG AAATAGTCAACTACGAGTTTGACACCAAGAACCTGGTGTGTCTGCTCATCAGCAGCGTGGTGGGAGTGTGGTACCTGCTCAAAAAG cacTGGATAGCCAATAATCTGTTTGGCCTGGCGTTTGCCCTCAATGGCGTGGAGCTGCTCCACCTGAACAACGTCAGTACCGGCTGCATCCTGCTGGGAGGGCTGTTTGTCTACGATGTCTTCTGG gtgTTTGGAACCAACGTCATGGTGACAGTTGCCAAGTCCTTCGAAGCACCAATCAAAT TGGTCTTCCCTCAGGACTTGTTGGAGAAAGGACTTGAAGCCAGTAACTTTGCCATGCTGGGTCTGGGTGACGTCGTCATCCCGGGTATCTTCATCGCCCTGCTGCTGCGCTTCGACGTCAG CCTGAAGAAGAACAGCAGGACGTATTTCTACTCCAGTTTCTTGGCCTACATCTTCGGACTGGGCCTCACCATCTTCGTCATGCACACCTTCAAACATGCACAG CCCGCTCTGCTCTACCTGGTGCCAGCCTGCATCGGCTTCCCCGTCATCGTGGCGCTGTTCAAAGGAGAGCTCACGGAGATGTTCAG gtACGAGGAGGcctctgctgaggaggagggcGCTAAAGAGGAATCAGAATCAGAGAAGAAGGACCAATAG
- the hm13 gene encoding minor histocompatibility antigen H13 isoform X1, translated as MSEAEQVPASAPEAAAAAVLDALNATDSNGTEALNATAKFVATPEGTALAYGSLVFMALLPIFFGALRSVTCSKSKELGENDYDSGFRNASDMPETITGRDAARFPIIASCTLFGLYLFFKVFSQEYINLLLSVYFFGLGVLALSHTMSPLMSRVFPESFPNKQYQLLFTQGSGESKEEIVNYEFDTKNLVCLLISSVVGVWYLLKKHWIANNLFGLAFALNGVELLHLNNVSTGCILLGGLFVYDVFWVFGTNVMVTVAKSFEAPIKLVFPQDLLEKGLEASNFAMLGLGDVVIPGIFIALLLRFDVSLKKNSRTYFYSSFLAYIFGLGLTIFVMHTFKHAQPALLYLVPACIGFPVIVALFKGELTEMFSYESSEELLPGSPRLTSFPTVSGSPASLASSMDAMATGSSPRRRRLPPTPHM; from the exons ATGTCCGAGGCAGAACAAGTCCCGGCCTCGGCCCCGgaggccgccgccgccgctgtcCTGGACGCCCTGAACGCCACGGACTCCAACGGGACCGAAGCGCTCAACGCTACGGCTAAATTCGTGGCCACTCCGGAGGGCACGGCGCTGGCATACGGCAGCCTGGTGTTCATGGCGCTGCTGCCCATCTTCTTCGGAGCCCTCCGGTCCGTCACCTGCTCCAAATCCAAG gaGCTCGGGGAAAATGATTACGACTCTGGGTTCAGA aATGCATCAGACATGCCGGAAACGATCACCGGGCGAGACGCAGCGAGGTTTCCCATCATCGCCAGCTGTACTCTGTTTGGGCTCTACCTCTTCTTCAAG GTGTTTTCTCAAGAGTACATCAACCTGCTGCTGTCCGTCTACTTCTTCGGCCTGGGCGTCCTGGCTCTGTCTCACACGATGAG tccTCTGATGTCCAGAGTCTTTCCAGAGTCTTTCCCAAACAAACAGTACCAGCTGCTCTTCACTCAGGGCTCCGGAGAGTCCAAAGAAG AAATAGTCAACTACGAGTTTGACACCAAGAACCTGGTGTGTCTGCTCATCAGCAGCGTGGTGGGAGTGTGGTACCTGCTCAAAAAG cacTGGATAGCCAATAATCTGTTTGGCCTGGCGTTTGCCCTCAATGGCGTGGAGCTGCTCCACCTGAACAACGTCAGTACCGGCTGCATCCTGCTGGGAGGGCTGTTTGTCTACGATGTCTTCTGG gtgTTTGGAACCAACGTCATGGTGACAGTTGCCAAGTCCTTCGAAGCACCAATCAAAT TGGTCTTCCCTCAGGACTTGTTGGAGAAAGGACTTGAAGCCAGTAACTTTGCCATGCTGGGTCTGGGTGACGTCGTCATCCCGGGTATCTTCATCGCCCTGCTGCTGCGCTTCGACGTCAG CCTGAAGAAGAACAGCAGGACGTATTTCTACTCCAGTTTCTTGGCCTACATCTTCGGACTGGGCCTCACCATCTTCGTCATGCACACCTTCAAACATGCACAG CCCGCTCTGCTCTACCTGGTGCCAGCCTGCATCGGCTTCCCCGTCATCGTGGCGCTGTTCAAAGGAGAGCTCACGGAGATGTTCAG CTATGAGTCGTCAGAGGAGCTTCTCCCTGGCTCTCCCAGGCTCACTTCCTTCCCAACCGTCAGTGGCTCGCCTGCCAGCCTGGCTAGCTCCATGGATGCAATGGCGACAGGCTCCTCCCCCCGCCGCCGCCGGCTACCGCCCACGCCCCACATGTAG
- the hm13 gene encoding minor histocompatibility antigen H13 isoform X4, which produces MSEAEQVPASAPEAAAAAVLDALNATDSNGTEALNATAKFVATPEGTALAYGSLVFMALLPIFFGALRSVTCSKSKNASDMPETITGRDAARFPIIASCTLFGLYLFFKVFSQEYINLLLSVYFFGLGVLALSHTMSPLMSRVFPESFPNKQYQLLFTQGSGESKEEIVNYEFDTKNLVCLLISSVVGVWYLLKKHWIANNLFGLAFALNGVELLHLNNVSTGCILLGGLFVYDVFWVFGTNVMVTVAKSFEAPIKLVFPQDLLEKGLEASNFAMLGLGDVVIPGIFIALLLRFDVSLKKNSRTYFYSSFLAYIFGLGLTIFVMHTFKHAQPALLYLVPACIGFPVIVALFKGELTEMFRYEEASAEEEGAKEESESEKKDQ; this is translated from the exons ATGTCCGAGGCAGAACAAGTCCCGGCCTCGGCCCCGgaggccgccgccgccgctgtcCTGGACGCCCTGAACGCCACGGACTCCAACGGGACCGAAGCGCTCAACGCTACGGCTAAATTCGTGGCCACTCCGGAGGGCACGGCGCTGGCATACGGCAGCCTGGTGTTCATGGCGCTGCTGCCCATCTTCTTCGGAGCCCTCCGGTCCGTCACCTGCTCCAAATCCAAG aATGCATCAGACATGCCGGAAACGATCACCGGGCGAGACGCAGCGAGGTTTCCCATCATCGCCAGCTGTACTCTGTTTGGGCTCTACCTCTTCTTCAAG GTGTTTTCTCAAGAGTACATCAACCTGCTGCTGTCCGTCTACTTCTTCGGCCTGGGCGTCCTGGCTCTGTCTCACACGATGAG tccTCTGATGTCCAGAGTCTTTCCAGAGTCTTTCCCAAACAAACAGTACCAGCTGCTCTTCACTCAGGGCTCCGGAGAGTCCAAAGAAG AAATAGTCAACTACGAGTTTGACACCAAGAACCTGGTGTGTCTGCTCATCAGCAGCGTGGTGGGAGTGTGGTACCTGCTCAAAAAG cacTGGATAGCCAATAATCTGTTTGGCCTGGCGTTTGCCCTCAATGGCGTGGAGCTGCTCCACCTGAACAACGTCAGTACCGGCTGCATCCTGCTGGGAGGGCTGTTTGTCTACGATGTCTTCTGG gtgTTTGGAACCAACGTCATGGTGACAGTTGCCAAGTCCTTCGAAGCACCAATCAAAT TGGTCTTCCCTCAGGACTTGTTGGAGAAAGGACTTGAAGCCAGTAACTTTGCCATGCTGGGTCTGGGTGACGTCGTCATCCCGGGTATCTTCATCGCCCTGCTGCTGCGCTTCGACGTCAG CCTGAAGAAGAACAGCAGGACGTATTTCTACTCCAGTTTCTTGGCCTACATCTTCGGACTGGGCCTCACCATCTTCGTCATGCACACCTTCAAACATGCACAG CCCGCTCTGCTCTACCTGGTGCCAGCCTGCATCGGCTTCCCCGTCATCGTGGCGCTGTTCAAAGGAGAGCTCACGGAGATGTTCAG gtACGAGGAGGcctctgctgaggaggagggcGCTAAAGAGGAATCAGAATCAGAGAAGAAGGACCAATAG